In Pseudomonas fluorescens NCIMB 11764, a single window of DNA contains:
- a CDS encoding shikimate 5-dehydrogenase: MQMNPNKDTQLCMSLSGRPGNFGLRFHNHLYEQLGLNFYYKAFRSQDLTGAVAGIRALGIRGCGVSMPFKEACIALVDELDTSAAAIQSINTIVNTDGHLKAYNTDYIAIAQLLDTHQVPKESTFALRGSGGMAKAVASALRDGGYKNGLIVARNERTGRALAESLGYEWQAELGTRRPQMLINVTPIGMTGGPEADQLAFDGEVIAAAQTVFDVVAIPSETPLIVRGRAEGKRVITGLEVIAIQALEQFVLYTGVRPTEEQFQKAVEFARS, encoded by the coding sequence ATGCAGATGAACCCCAACAAAGACACTCAGCTGTGCATGTCCCTGTCGGGGCGCCCGGGGAACTTTGGCCTGCGATTTCACAATCACTTGTATGAACAGCTGGGTCTGAATTTCTACTACAAGGCCTTTCGCAGCCAGGACCTGACCGGTGCCGTCGCGGGTATTCGCGCCCTGGGCATTCGCGGTTGTGGCGTATCGATGCCGTTCAAGGAAGCGTGTATTGCGCTGGTCGATGAGCTGGACACGTCCGCCGCCGCCATCCAGTCGATCAACACCATCGTCAACACCGATGGCCACCTCAAGGCTTACAACACCGATTACATCGCCATCGCTCAATTGCTGGACACCCATCAGGTGCCCAAGGAATCGACCTTTGCCCTGCGCGGCAGCGGCGGCATGGCCAAGGCGGTGGCCAGTGCCTTGCGCGATGGCGGTTACAAGAACGGCCTGATCGTCGCCCGTAACGAACGCACCGGGCGTGCCCTGGCTGAGTCACTGGGTTATGAGTGGCAAGCCGAGTTGGGCACCCGACGCCCGCAGATGCTGATCAACGTGACGCCGATCGGTATGACGGGCGGGCCTGAGGCCGATCAACTGGCCTTTGACGGGGAGGTCATTGCGGCTGCGCAGACTGTCTTCGACGTGGTGGCGATCCCCTCGGAAACGCCGCTGATCGTGCGCGGTCGCGCCGAAGGCAAGCGAGTGATTACCGGGCTGGAAGTGATCGCGATCCAGGCGCTGGAGCAGTTTGTGCTTTATACCGGGGTGCGCCCGACGGAGGAGCAGTTCCAGAAGGCGGTGGAGTTTGCCCGAAGCTGA